Proteins found in one Rhodothermales bacterium genomic segment:
- a CDS encoding PfkB family carbohydrate kinase encodes MSVLAVGTVAFDTIETPFGKADRILGGSGTYIALAARYLTSPVRVVGVVGRDFPEEHVDLFRSRGIDTEGLVRDEDGETFFWAGRYHYDLNRRDTLATHLNVLAGFDPEVPASYRDSRIVCLGNLDPTVQQKVLDQVDAPDLVILDTMNYWIEHTPKELRKTLERVDVLVINDSEARELSGEPNLVRAARIIRGMGPQTLVIKKGEHGALLFRNGTVFSAPAFPLEDIYDPTGAGDAFMGGFAGHLARTDPHDPEEMRRAVVLGSALASFVVEAFGTERLLSLDNGDLEMRIASFHDLSVIPEMNGALGTPSL; translated from the coding sequence ATGAGCGTCCTCGCCGTCGGCACCGTCGCCTTCGATACCATCGAGACCCCGTTCGGCAAGGCCGACCGCATCCTCGGTGGCTCCGGCACGTACATCGCCCTCGCGGCGCGCTACCTCACCTCGCCCGTCCGCGTCGTCGGTGTCGTCGGGCGGGACTTCCCCGAGGAGCACGTGGACCTCTTCCGCTCGCGGGGGATCGACACCGAGGGGCTCGTCCGCGACGAGGACGGCGAGACGTTCTTCTGGGCCGGCCGCTACCACTACGACCTCAACCGCCGGGACACGCTCGCGACCCACCTCAACGTGCTCGCCGGGTTCGACCCCGAGGTGCCCGCGTCGTACCGCGACAGCCGGATCGTCTGCCTCGGCAACCTCGACCCGACCGTGCAGCAGAAGGTGCTCGATCAGGTCGACGCCCCGGACCTCGTGATCCTCGATACGATGAACTACTGGATCGAGCACACGCCGAAGGAACTGCGGAAAACGCTCGAACGGGTGGACGTCCTCGTGATCAACGACTCCGAGGCGCGCGAGCTATCCGGCGAGCCGAACCTCGTCCGCGCTGCCCGCATCATCCGGGGCATGGGGCCGCAGACGCTCGTCATCAAAAAGGGCGAGCATGGCGCGCTCCTCTTCCGCAACGGCACCGTGTTCAGTGCCCCGGCCTTCCCGCTCGAAGACATCTACGACCCGACGGGCGCGGGCGATGCGTTCATGGGCGGCTTCGCCGGCCACCTCGCTCGCACTGACCCGCACGACCCCGAAGAGATGCGCCGCGCCGTCGTACTCGGCAGCGCGCTCGCATCGTTCGTCGTCGAGGCGTTCGGCACGGAGCGGTTGCTGAGCCTCGACAACGGCGACCTCGAAATGCGCATCGCCTCGTTCCACGATCTCTCTGTGATCCCCGAAATGAACGGGGCGCTCGGCACGCCGAGCCTCTAG
- a CDS encoding tetratricopeptide repeat protein, with protein MRSIVLLILSLMMLVGCRSDESAEPSGEAAAVAASYAGDEACASCHAELYASYHRTGMGRSVSRFDPAAAPERFDAEGRSPVVYNENFDFYYQAFVRGDTLFQREFRLDESGDVIHERVHRADYVVGSGNATRSYLMRVGGYVTEMPLTWYVERAIWDMSPGYYTSNSRFSRPANLECMTCHNGLPEPTPFTQNHYAELPLGITCERCHGPAADHVEARLAGNEPAPGAPDPHLVDLASLDREAQLSVCQQCHLEGLAVFKPGEDPTTFRPGEPLASHRTVFARLDKVEDPDDFGIASHALRLALSACFEESAMTCTTCHDPHQPTAELGADWFNSVCQSCHGGDGDPPGGAVAHEALCERPGVGSPAEAMTGDCVSCHMQTGGTSDIPHVSFTDHWIRRELPPARAPGLIERDMSREEPFVLVNLLDGAQPMPPGEADLEAALAYFHFYETVHPQAAYLPDVAARIRRGLAAGADRVDARVALGRALAEMDSLAAAERVLGEAVAAYPGDAWAQYWLGTVRDRRGKAEAAEAPLRRAVEIQPLLVEARIALADVLSEMGRTDEAVQHLEAAVAADSLHHPAAWNNLGFLYLQAGRMAAAERPLATAVRLDPDFAEARVNLGAIYLSDGRLDPAIEQFEQAIRARPDYAPAYGNLGVAYVQLGRTADARRMFERLLTLSPGDQRARAYLAELGAAG; from the coding sequence ATGCGCTCCATCGTCCTCCTCATCCTGAGCCTCATGATGCTCGTCGGGTGCCGCTCCGACGAGTCCGCCGAGCCGAGCGGGGAGGCGGCCGCCGTCGCGGCGTCGTACGCCGGGGATGAAGCCTGCGCCTCCTGCCACGCCGAGCTGTACGCGAGCTACCACCGCACCGGCATGGGCCGCTCCGTCTCCCGCTTCGACCCAGCCGCTGCGCCGGAGCGGTTCGATGCGGAGGGCCGCAGCCCCGTCGTGTACAACGAGAACTTCGACTTCTACTACCAGGCATTCGTCCGGGGCGATACGCTGTTCCAGCGCGAGTTCCGGCTCGACGAGAGCGGCGACGTGATCCACGAACGGGTCCACCGCGCGGACTACGTCGTCGGCAGCGGGAACGCGACGCGGTCCTACCTCATGCGCGTGGGCGGCTACGTCACCGAGATGCCGCTCACGTGGTACGTCGAGCGCGCGATCTGGGATATGAGCCCCGGCTACTACACCTCGAACAGCCGGTTCAGCCGCCCGGCGAACCTCGAGTGCATGACGTGCCACAACGGGCTGCCCGAGCCGACGCCGTTCACGCAGAACCACTACGCCGAACTCCCGCTCGGCATCACGTGCGAGCGCTGCCACGGCCCCGCCGCGGACCACGTCGAGGCCCGGCTTGCGGGGAACGAGCCTGCTCCCGGTGCGCCCGACCCGCACCTCGTCGACCTCGCCTCGCTCGACCGTGAGGCCCAGCTCAGCGTCTGCCAGCAGTGCCACCTCGAGGGGCTCGCCGTGTTCAAGCCGGGCGAGGACCCGACGACGTTTCGCCCCGGCGAGCCGCTCGCCTCGCACCGCACCGTTTTCGCCCGGCTCGACAAAGTGGAGGACCCCGACGACTTCGGCATCGCCTCCCACGCGCTCCGCCTCGCTCTCAGCGCCTGCTTCGAGGAGAGCGCGATGACGTGCACGACGTGCCACGATCCGCACCAGCCGACGGCCGAACTCGGGGCCGATTGGTTCAACTCGGTCTGCCAGAGCTGCCACGGCGGCGACGGCGATCCGCCGGGTGGGGCCGTCGCGCACGAGGCGCTGTGCGAGCGGCCAGGCGTCGGCTCGCCCGCCGAGGCGATGACGGGCGACTGCGTGAGCTGCCACATGCAGACGGGCGGCACGTCGGACATCCCCCACGTCTCGTTCACCGACCACTGGATCCGCCGCGAGCTCCCGCCCGCCCGCGCCCCCGGCCTCATCGAGCGCGACATGAGCCGCGAGGAGCCGTTCGTCCTCGTCAATTTGCTGGACGGGGCGCAGCCGATGCCGCCCGGCGAGGCTGATCTCGAAGCTGCGCTCGCGTACTTCCACTTCTACGAGACGGTGCACCCGCAGGCGGCGTACCTGCCCGACGTGGCTGCCCGCATCCGGCGCGGGCTCGCCGCTGGCGCCGACCGCGTCGACGCGCGCGTGGCGCTCGGGCGAGCGCTCGCGGAGATGGACTCGCTCGCCGCCGCGGAGCGCGTGCTCGGCGAGGCCGTGGCGGCGTACCCCGGCGACGCATGGGCGCAGTACTGGCTCGGGACCGTGCGTGACCGGCGGGGGAAGGCCGAGGCGGCTGAGGCGCCGCTGCGCCGCGCCGTCGAGATCCAGCCGCTCCTCGTGGAAGCCCGCATCGCTCTCGCCGACGTGCTGAGCGAGATGGGGAGGACCGACGAGGCCGTGCAGCACCTCGAAGCGGCCGTCGCGGCGGACTCGCTCCACCACCCGGCGGCGTGGAACAACCTCGGCTTCCTCTACCTGCAAGCGGGCCGGATGGCGGCGGCCGAGCGGCCCCTCGCCACGGCCGTCCGGCTCGACCCCGACTTCGCCGAGGCCCGCGTCAACCTCGGCGCGATCTACCTCTCCGACGGGCGGCTCGACCCGGCCATCGAGCAGTTCGAGCAGGCCATCCGTGCCCGGCCCGATTACGCCCCCGCGTACGGAAACCTCGGCGTGGCCTACGTCCAACTCGGCCGCACCGCCGACGCGCGGCGGATGTTCGAGCGCCTGCTCACGCTCTCTCCCGGCGATCAGCGAGCCCGCGCCTACCTCGCCGAACTCGGCGCGGCCGGGTAA
- a CDS encoding RND transporter, protein MRWLDRIPLWLLAVGAVFMALAPFVPEPHLWRDLKWLIAGELTRPEDVFDLFWHAALPVLLVVRLVRAARREGPAN, encoded by the coding sequence ATGCGCTGGCTCGACCGCATCCCGCTGTGGCTGCTCGCCGTCGGCGCCGTGTTCATGGCGCTCGCGCCGTTCGTGCCGGAGCCGCATCTCTGGCGCGATCTGAAGTGGCTCATCGCGGGCGAACTCACCCGGCCCGAGGACGTGTTCGACCTGTTCTGGCACGCCGCGCTGCCCGTGCTGCTCGTCGTCCGCCTCGTGCGAGCGGCGCGGCGGGAAGGCCCTGCGAATTGA
- the folB gene encoding dihydroneopterin aldolase — protein sequence MPPPTPDRTDAATTARSAGTVRLINAVFYAHHGVMQEEHRIGGRYEVDVAMDLDFRAAAEHDDLDRTVDYERVYNLVRDLVTGNKFYLIEKLAYRIAHAVLDAFDIVARAEVTVRKANPPVGGSVDRAEAVYRAERVA from the coding sequence ATGCCTCCTCCCACGCCCGACCGCACCGACGCGGCCACGACGGCCCGCTCGGCCGGGACGGTCCGCCTCATCAACGCCGTTTTCTACGCCCACCACGGCGTGATGCAGGAGGAGCACCGCATCGGCGGGCGCTACGAGGTGGACGTGGCGATGGACCTCGACTTCCGCGCCGCCGCAGAGCACGACGACCTCGACCGGACCGTGGACTACGAGCGGGTCTACAACCTCGTCCGCGACCTCGTCACCGGCAACAAGTTCTACCTCATCGAGAAGCTCGCGTACCGCATCGCCCACGCCGTCCTCGACGCGTTTGACATCGTGGCTCGGGCCGAGGTGACGGTGCGGAAGGCGAACCCGCCCGTCGGCGGCTCGGTGGACCGCGCCGAGGCCGTGTACCGCGCTGAGCGGGTGGCATGA
- the folK gene encoding 2-amino-4-hydroxy-6-hydroxymethyldihydropteridine diphosphokinase, producing MNERRESVRAFVGLGANLGDRAEQLATALQALNREVGIRVVAVSPVYEGPAHTLDDTPQPPYLNAVAEVRTTLEPDALLETFSQLEHDAGRERRVAWAPRPLDLDLLLYGEHVVWDDDLAVPHPRMGERRFVLQPLADLAPDLVVPGVGLPVRDLLAQCADPSELRVLPQPLDFQSPVTSASEFEIPDALRYVVVEGVIGAGKTTLARLVAERMGARLVLEEFEENPFLPDFYRDPVRWAFQTQLAFLASRFRQQKELGARDLFHHATVADYTFDKDRIFAHITLDGDELQLYENLYGLMEPATPQPDLVVYLQSSVDRLMQNIAHRGRPYERNMERSYITELAEAYDRYFRTYTKGPLLIINSTTIDFVNDPADFERLVRRIAAMAGQTGTVHFNPDSDGQLGLL from the coding sequence ATGAACGAGCGACGTGAATCCGTACGGGCTTTCGTCGGGCTCGGCGCGAACCTCGGGGATCGCGCCGAGCAACTCGCTACGGCCCTGCAAGCCTTGAATCGCGAGGTGGGCATTCGCGTCGTGGCCGTCTCGCCCGTCTATGAAGGGCCCGCCCACACGCTCGACGACACGCCGCAGCCGCCGTACCTCAACGCCGTGGCCGAGGTGCGGACGACGCTGGAGCCCGACGCCCTCCTCGAGACGTTCAGCCAGCTCGAGCACGACGCCGGGCGCGAGCGCCGCGTCGCGTGGGCCCCGCGCCCGCTCGATCTCGACCTCCTGCTCTACGGCGAACACGTCGTGTGGGACGACGACCTCGCCGTGCCGCACCCTCGGATGGGCGAGCGCCGGTTCGTCCTCCAGCCCCTCGCCGACCTCGCACCGGACCTCGTGGTGCCCGGCGTCGGCCTCCCCGTCCGCGACCTCCTCGCGCAGTGCGCCGACCCGAGCGAGCTCCGCGTGCTGCCGCAACCGCTCGACTTCCAGAGCCCGGTGACGTCCGCCTCCGAGTTCGAGATCCCCGACGCGCTCCGCTACGTCGTGGTCGAGGGCGTGATCGGGGCGGGGAAGACGACGCTGGCGCGGCTCGTGGCCGAGCGGATGGGCGCGCGGCTCGTGCTCGAAGAGTTCGAAGAGAACCCGTTCCTGCCGGACTTCTACCGCGACCCCGTGCGGTGGGCGTTCCAGACGCAGCTCGCGTTCCTCGCCAGCCGGTTCCGGCAGCAGAAGGAGCTCGGCGCGCGCGACCTCTTCCACCACGCTACCGTCGCTGACTACACCTTCGACAAAGACCGCATCTTCGCCCACATCACCCTCGACGGCGACGAGCTCCAGCTTTACGAAAACCTCTACGGGCTGATGGAGCCCGCCACGCCGCAGCCCGACCTCGTCGTCTACCTCCAGAGTTCGGTGGACCGGCTGATGCAGAACATCGCGCACCGCGGCCGCCCGTACGAGCGGAACATGGAGCGGAGCTACATCACCGAGCTCGCCGAGGCGTACGACCGCTATTTCCGCACCTACACGAAGGGCCCGCTTCTCATCATCAACAGCACGACGATCGACTTCGTCAACGATCCGGCCGACTTCGAGCGCCTCGTCCGCCGCATCGCAGCGATGGCGGGGCAGACCGGGACTGTTCACTTCAACCCGGACTCGGACGGCCAACTCGGGTTGCTTTGA
- a CDS encoding four helix bundle protein, whose product MENQARDILKRSEDYAVRAVKLFQHLQAGADRAGWVLGKQYLRSATSIGANIEEAQDAESRKDFVHKYGIAQKEARESRYWLRVMVRSGLVSEERIAPLLQEANELYAVITAIIRNAKRV is encoded by the coding sequence ATGGAGAACCAGGCGCGAGATATTCTCAAGCGGTCGGAGGACTACGCGGTTCGAGCAGTGAAGCTGTTTCAGCATTTGCAAGCCGGCGCGGATCGGGCGGGGTGGGTCCTCGGCAAGCAGTACCTCCGCTCGGCGACCTCTATCGGAGCCAACATCGAGGAGGCACAGGATGCGGAGAGCCGGAAAGACTTCGTACACAAATACGGGATCGCACAGAAAGAGGCGCGGGAGAGCCGCTATTGGCTCCGCGTGATGGTTCGCTCGGGTCTCGTATCCGAAGAAAGAATCGCCCCCCTCTTGCAAGAAGCGAACGAGCTTTACGCCGTCATCACCGCCATCATCCGCAACGCGAAGAGGGTTTAG
- a CDS encoding energy transducer TonB, which translates to MPSARSSSPPPRLRTERHDRLYRPRILATLAASLLLLILAFRLWPVEERATPPLYVATPHEQIPLELIEPTAQSPRTAPPPPPTLPPVEVPDDVPIPDLEIDFEPLDTSPNADIALPDAPPGPVEAEGSPDARPTFVERADRRPQTISPVLPDYPREAERRGIRARVRLRLRIDERGRLKEVEIVDRFLLDKRDREERVAEIGYGVEQAILDAVNRTRFRPGRHEGRPVETYTTMTLGVGV; encoded by the coding sequence GTGCCCTCCGCCCGCTCATCCTCCCCCCCGCCGCGCCTCCGCACGGAGCGCCACGACCGGCTCTACCGGCCGCGCATCCTCGCCACGCTCGCGGCGAGCCTCCTGCTCTTAATTCTAGCGTTCCGACTCTGGCCTGTCGAGGAGCGCGCTACGCCCCCGCTCTACGTCGCCACACCTCACGAGCAGATCCCGCTCGAACTCATCGAGCCGACGGCGCAGTCGCCGCGCACGGCCCCGCCCCCACCGCCGACCCTGCCCCCGGTGGAAGTCCCCGACGACGTCCCGATCCCCGACCTCGAGATCGACTTCGAGCCGCTCGACACAAGCCCGAACGCTGACATCGCCCTGCCCGACGCACCGCCCGGCCCCGTCGAAGCCGAAGGCTCACCCGACGCCCGCCCCACCTTCGTCGAGCGCGCCGACCGGCGCCCGCAGACGATCAGCCCCGTGCTGCCGGACTACCCGCGCGAGGCCGAGCGGCGCGGCATCCGCGCCCGCGTCCGCCTCCGTCTCCGCATCGACGAGCGCGGCCGGCTCAAAGAGGTCGAGATCGTCGACCGCTTCCTCCTCGACAAGCGCGACCGCGAGGAGCGCGTGGCCGAGATCGGATACGGCGTGGAGCAGGCCATCCTCGACGCCGTCAACCGCACGCGCTTCCGCCCCGGCCGCCACGAGGGCCGCCCCGTCGAGACGTACACCACGATGACGCTCGGCGTCGGCGTGTGA
- the carA gene encoding glutamine-hydrolyzing carbamoyl-phosphate synthase small subunit — protein MKPESTPARRPAKLALEDGTVVTGLAVGYVGETAGELCFNTSMAGYQEIMTDPSYVGQIMMMTYPHIGNYGASEQDLEADGPRVAGLVTRAFVDHYSNENADESFEDWMHRHGLVGITGVDTRRLVRHIREGGVQNAVISATDLDDASLVAKAKAHPSMAGLELASRVTTPEPYDFHLDGKTDPDGPRIAVYDYGVKRNILRSFARRGCAVRVFPADTPLDAVLAWNPDGLFFSNGPGDPRAMPEAIETAKEAAEGDVPVFGICLGHQLMALASGMEVYKMKVGHRGANQPVKNLDRGHVEISTQNHGFAVEEDSITDGVARVTHQNLNDGTVEGLRFAAYPGLSVQYHPESSPGPHDSAYLFDEFLDLVRETRGIPARPETA, from the coding sequence ATGAAGCCTGAGTCCACGCCTGCCCGCCGCCCCGCCAAACTCGCGCTCGAAGACGGCACCGTCGTCACCGGTCTCGCCGTCGGCTATGTCGGCGAGACGGCGGGGGAGCTGTGCTTCAACACGAGCATGGCTGGCTACCAGGAGATCATGACCGACCCGAGCTACGTCGGGCAGATCATGATGATGACGTACCCCCACATCGGCAACTACGGCGCGTCCGAGCAGGACCTCGAAGCCGACGGCCCGCGCGTCGCCGGCCTCGTCACGCGGGCGTTCGTCGATCACTACTCGAACGAGAACGCCGACGAGAGCTTTGAGGATTGGATGCATCGGCACGGGCTCGTCGGCATCACCGGCGTCGACACGCGGCGGCTCGTGCGGCACATTCGCGAAGGCGGCGTGCAGAACGCCGTCATCTCCGCGACCGACCTCGACGACGCCAGCCTCGTCGCGAAGGCGAAGGCGCACCCGAGCATGGCCGGGCTCGAACTCGCCAGCCGCGTCACCACACCCGAGCCCTACGACTTCCACCTCGACGGGAAGACCGACCCCGACGGCCCGCGCATCGCCGTCTACGACTACGGCGTCAAGCGCAACATCCTCCGCTCGTTCGCCCGCCGCGGCTGCGCCGTCCGCGTCTTCCCCGCCGATACCCCGCTTGATGCCGTGCTCGCGTGGAACCCCGACGGCCTCTTCTTCTCGAACGGCCCCGGCGATCCCCGCGCGATGCCCGAAGCCATCGAGACGGCGAAGGAGGCGGCGGAGGGCGACGTGCCCGTCTTCGGCATCTGCCTCGGCCACCAGCTCATGGCACTCGCCTCCGGGATGGAAGTCTACAAAATGAAAGTCGGCCACCGGGGCGCGAACCAGCCCGTCAAAAACCTCGACCGCGGTCACGTCGAGATCTCGACGCAGAACCACGGCTTCGCGGTGGAAGAGGACTCGATCACTGACGGCGTGGCGCGCGTCACGCACCAGAACCTCAACGACGGGACCGTCGAGGGCCTCCGCTTCGCCGCGTACCCCGGCCTCTCGGTGCAGTACCACCCCGAGTCCTCGCCCGGCCCCCACGATAGCGCGTACCTCTTCGACGAGTTCCTCGACCTCGTCCGCGAGACGCGAGGCATCCCCGCCCGCCCCGAAACCGCGTAA
- a CDS encoding nucleotidyltransferase, translated as MDTFASLLAALGRAGVDFVVVGGLAVAFVGYARVTDDVDILVDADPANLRSMLDVLTGFGEGAAAELSPDDFPMEEGCVRVAETFDLDIFTQMSGLTYADLLLQTATQEVEGVPIRHLTAEGLLRLKTDSLRPKDQLDVAALRAILRGEQP; from the coding sequence ATGGACACGTTCGCAAGCTTGTTGGCCGCGCTCGGCCGCGCCGGGGTTGACTTCGTGGTCGTCGGCGGGCTCGCCGTGGCCTTCGTGGGCTACGCGCGCGTCACGGACGACGTGGATATCCTCGTCGACGCCGATCCTGCCAACCTCCGCTCCATGCTCGACGTGCTCACCGGCTTCGGCGAGGGCGCAGCAGCCGAGCTATCCCCGGACGATTTCCCCATGGAAGAGGGCTGCGTCCGCGTCGCCGAGACGTTCGACCTCGACATCTTTACCCAGATGAGCGGGCTTACCTACGCTGACTTGCTGCTCCAGACCGCTACCCAAGAAGTTGAAGGTGTGCCCATCCGTCACCTCACCGCCGAGGGGCTCCTCCGTCTCAAAACCGACTCCCTCCGCCCCAAAGATCAGCTCGACGTGGCCGCGCTCCGCGCAATCCTGCGTGGCGAGCAGCCGTAA
- the carB gene encoding carbamoyl-phosphate synthase large subunit: MPKRTDIHKILLIGSGPIVIGQACEFDYSGSQASKALREEGYEVVLVNSNPATIMTDPVMADKVYLQELTPKSIKRIVEIEKPDAVLPTMGGQTALNLAEVLHEEGYWKKMGVDVIGVDIDAIRITEDRQQFRDLMERIGIDQARSKVAKSLLEAKEIAQDLGGEPIVIRPSFTMGGAGGGIVWRHDEFDRKVTRGLELSPVHEVLIEECLYGWKEYELELLRDSAENVIIVCSIENLDPMGVHTGDSVTVAPQQTLTDKQFQQMRDAAIKAMRSIGTFAGGCNIQFAFHPQTGRMVVIEINPRVSRSSALASKATGYPIAKVAARLAVGYTLDELPNEVTGTSACFEPAIDYVVTKVPRFNFEKFEGVDEELTTQMKAVGEVMAIGRTFTESLQKAWQSMELGYAGLGADREPDSRAAVRERLSKSYWDRTLQIRSAFTHGASVEEIADITKVDPWFLYQIRALVEVERALAEHPLHDLDRDLMLRAKQHGFSDRQIAFLVQDDVTEPDVRDHRKSLGLKPTFRLVDTCAGEFEAKTPYFYSTYDLGENESPVSDREKILILGSGPNRIGQGIEFDYSCVHGVLATKEMGYEAIMINCNPETVSTDFDVADKLYFEPVFWERVFDVIEHEQPTGCIVQLGGQTAIKLADDIEKRGIRIFGTQYSKMDLAEDRGKFSEILKELEIPSPPYGMAHDVDEAVAVAEHIGYPILIRPSYVLGGQGMRIAINKEEVAEYVADILRTMPGNEILLDLYLENAVEVDCDCIYDGDELEVCGILQHIEPAGVHSGDSTAVLPPYSLSDTVQATIRRYTEDIARRLEVRGLINVQYAIKDETVYVIEANPRASRTVPFIAKATGIAYANIATKVMLGEKLATFRAAGQMESTLTGYAVKEPVFSWEKFPEVRKELGPEMKSTGESIVFVDDLDDEHFSKPYEMRNLYLSR; encoded by the coding sequence GTGCCCAAACGTACCGACATCCACAAGATCCTCCTCATCGGCAGCGGCCCCATCGTCATCGGGCAGGCCTGCGAATTCGACTACTCCGGCAGCCAGGCCTCGAAAGCGCTCCGCGAGGAGGGGTACGAGGTCGTCCTCGTCAACTCGAACCCGGCCACGATCATGACCGACCCGGTCATGGCGGACAAGGTCTACCTCCAAGAGCTAACGCCGAAGTCCATCAAGCGCATCGTCGAGATCGAGAAGCCCGACGCGGTCCTCCCGACGATGGGCGGGCAGACGGCGCTGAACCTCGCCGAAGTCCTCCACGAAGAGGGGTACTGGAAGAAGATGGGCGTCGACGTGATCGGCGTGGACATCGACGCGATCCGCATCACCGAAGACCGGCAGCAGTTCCGCGACCTGATGGAGCGGATCGGCATCGACCAGGCGCGGAGCAAGGTGGCGAAGAGCCTGCTCGAAGCCAAAGAGATCGCCCAGGATCTCGGGGGCGAGCCGATTGTGATCCGGCCGAGCTTCACAATGGGCGGTGCCGGCGGCGGCATCGTCTGGCGCCACGACGAGTTCGACCGCAAGGTGACGCGCGGTCTGGAGCTCTCGCCCGTCCACGAAGTCCTCATCGAAGAGTGCCTGTACGGGTGGAAGGAGTACGAGCTCGAACTGCTCCGCGACAGCGCCGAGAACGTCATCATCGTCTGCTCGATCGAGAACCTCGACCCGATGGGCGTGCACACGGGCGATAGCGTGACCGTCGCCCCGCAGCAGACGCTCACCGACAAGCAGTTCCAGCAGATGCGCGACGCCGCCATCAAGGCGATGCGCTCGATCGGGACCTTCGCGGGCGGCTGCAACATCCAGTTCGCGTTCCACCCGCAGACGGGGCGGATGGTCGTCATCGAGATCAACCCGCGCGTCTCGCGCTCCTCGGCCCTCGCGTCGAAGGCGACGGGCTATCCGATCGCCAAAGTCGCCGCCCGCCTCGCCGTCGGGTACACGCTCGACGAGCTGCCGAATGAGGTGACGGGCACGTCGGCCTGCTTCGAGCCGGCCATCGACTACGTCGTGACGAAGGTGCCGCGCTTCAACTTCGAGAAGTTCGAGGGCGTGGACGAGGAACTGACGACGCAGATGAAGGCCGTCGGCGAGGTGATGGCGATCGGGCGGACGTTCACCGAGTCGCTCCAGAAAGCGTGGCAGAGCATGGAGCTGGGCTATGCCGGGCTCGGCGCCGACCGCGAGCCGGACAGCCGGGCAGCGGTCCGCGAGCGGCTCAGCAAGTCGTATTGGGACCGCACGCTCCAGATCCGCAGCGCGTTTACGCACGGCGCGAGCGTCGAAGAGATCGCCGACATCACGAAAGTCGATCCGTGGTTCCTCTACCAGATCCGCGCCCTCGTCGAAGTCGAACGCGCCCTCGCCGAGCATCCGCTGCACGACCTCGACCGGGACCTGATGCTGCGGGCGAAGCAGCACGGCTTCTCCGACCGGCAGATCGCCTTTCTCGTGCAGGACGACGTCACCGAGCCCGACGTGCGCGACCACCGGAAGTCGCTCGGGCTGAAGCCGACGTTCCGGCTCGTCGACACGTGCGCGGGCGAGTTCGAGGCGAAGACGCCTTATTTCTACTCGACCTACGACCTCGGCGAGAACGAGAGCCCGGTGTCGGACCGGGAGAAGATCCTCATCCTCGGCTCCGGCCCGAACCGGATCGGGCAGGGCATCGAGTTCGACTACTCGTGCGTCCACGGCGTCCTCGCGACGAAGGAGATGGGCTACGAGGCGATCATGATCAACTGCAACCCCGAGACCGTCTCGACCGACTTCGACGTGGCCGACAAGCTCTACTTCGAGCCGGTCTTCTGGGAGCGCGTCTTCGACGTGATCGAGCACGAGCAGCCGACCGGGTGCATCGTCCAGCTCGGCGGGCAGACCGCCATCAAGCTCGCCGACGACATCGAGAAGCGTGGTATTCGCATCTTCGGGACGCAGTATTCGAAGATGGACCTCGCCGAAGACCGGGGCAAGTTCTCCGAGATCCTGAAGGAGCTGGAGATCCCGTCGCCGCCCTACGGCATGGCGCACGACGTGGACGAGGCCGTCGCCGTGGCCGAGCATATCGGCTACCCGATCCTGATCCGGCCGAGCTACGTCCTCGGCGGGCAGGGGATGCGCATCGCCATCAACAAAGAGGAGGTGGCGGAGTACGTCGCCGACATCCTGCGGACGATGCCGGGCAACGAGATCCTGCTCGACCTCTACCTCGAGAACGCGGTCGAGGTGGACTGCGACTGCATCTACGACGGCGACGAGCTCGAAGTCTGCGGCATCCTCCAGCACATCGAGCCCGCCGGCGTCCACTCGGGCGACTCGACGGCCGTGCTCCCGCCGTACTCGCTTTCTGACACGGTGCAGGCAACGATCCGCCGCTACACCGAGGACATTGCGCGTCGGCTCGAAGTGCGCGGGCTCATCAACGTGCAGTACGCCATCAAAGACGAGACGGTGTACGTGATCGAGGCGAACCCGCGCGCGAGCCGGACCGTCCCGTTCATCGCCAAAGCCACCGGCATCGCCTACGCCAATATCGCCACGAAGGTCATGCTCGGCGAAAAGCTCGCGACGTTCCGCGCGGCCGGTCAGATGGAGAGCACGCTGACGGGCTACGCTGTGAAAGAGCCCGTCTTCTCGTGGGAGAAATTCCCCGAGGTGCGAAAGGAGCTCGGCCCCGAGATGAAGTCCACCGGCGAGTCGATTGTGTTCGTGGACGACCTCGACGACGAGCACTTTTCGAAGCCGTACGAGATGCGCAACCTCTACCTCTCGCGCTGA